One genomic segment of Manis pentadactyla isolate mManPen7 chromosome 1, mManPen7.hap1, whole genome shotgun sequence includes these proteins:
- the AIRE gene encoding autoimmune regulator isoform X1 has product MAQTPHKSSGTLRPRDPRRGEGVPTSAAPDLAMAGEARAGGDAALRRLLRLHRTEIAVAVDSAFPLLHALADHDVVPEDKFQETLRLKEKEGCPQAFHALLSWLLTRDAAAILDFWRVLFKDYNLERYARLQPVLDSFPKDVDLSQPRKGRKPPAGPKATVLPPRPPSKRKAPEEPRATPVAVLLPRGTSSPAEPCRARGPTSGRPTPLLSTPAVASPPAGSQGKAKPSKTPDGNAEPQRPPLGNGIQTMSASVQRAVAVSAGDVPGGCGAVEGILIQQVFESGGSKKCIQVGGEFYTPSKFEDPGGAKNKTRSSGSGLKTLVRAKGTPASAPSGGDPRAGQQGRVPAPLALPSEPQLHQNDDECAACRDGGELICCDGCPRAFHLACLSPPLRQVPSGTWRCSSCLQRRVRRDLPLAEEPQPQERPAEAPVLLGLRLAGEEERRQSRKPPTGMDTAVPYKHLLAPPSAAPLPVLEPSTLCPLLCVGPDGQQGPAPGARCGVCGDSKDALRCAHCAAAFHWRCHFPAGDGRPGAVPRCWSCSGDPAPTPEEGAPAPSPAGLAPGPAKVGDDSAGQEPVLHRDDLESLLSEHSFDGILQWAIQSMSRPRAEAAAFPS; this is encoded by the exons ATGGCCCAGACACCCCACAAGTCCAGCGGCACCCTGAGACCGCGGGACCCCAGGCGGGGAGAGGGGGTGCCGACCTCCGCGGCCCCCGACCTCGCTATGGCGGGGGAGGCCCGGGCTGGCGGGGATGCGGCGCTGCGCCGCCTCCTGAGGCTGCACCGCACTGAGATCGCCGTGGCGGTGGACAGCGCCTTCCCGCTGCTGCACGCGCTGGCCGACCACGACGTGGTCCCCGAGGACAAGTTCCAG GAGACGCTGCGTCTGAAGGAGAAGGAGGGCTGCCCGCAGGCCTTCCACGCACTCCTCTCCTGGCTCCTGACCCGGGATGCAGCTGCCATCCTGGACTTCTGGAGAGTTCTCTTCAAGGACTACAACCTGGAGAGATACGCGCGGCTTCAGCCCGTCCTAGACAGCTTCCCCAAAG ATGTGGACCTCAGCCAGCCCCGGAAGGGGAGGAAGCCCCCTGCCGGCCCCAAGGCCACAGTGCTGCCGCCCAGACCCCCCTCCAAGAGGAAGGCCCCGGAGGAGCCGCGCGCCACCCCGGTGGCAGTGCTGTTGCCGAGGGGCACCTCCAGCCCAG CGGAGCCCTGCAGAGCAAGGGGACCCACAAGCGGGAGACCCACCCCGCTGCTCTCCACCCCTGCGGTCGCCTCGCCCCCTGCAGGCTCCCAAGGGAAGGCCAAGCCCTCCAAGACGCCTGACGGAAACGCAGAGCCGCAGCGCCCCCCACTGGGGAACG GAATTCAGACCATGTCTGCTTCGGTCCAGAGAGCCGTGGCTGTGTCAGCTGGCGATGTCCCAGGAGGCTGCGGGGCAGTGGAGGGCATCCTCATCCAGCAGGTGTTTGAGTCAG GTGGCTCCAAGAAGTGCATCCAGGTCGGTGGGGAGTTTTACACTCCCAGCAAGTTTGAAGACCCTGGTGGGGCAAAGAACAAGACCCGGAGCAGTGGCAGTGGCCTGAAGACCCTGGTCCGAGCCAAGGGAACCCCGGCCTCTGCCCCA AGTGGAGGGGACCCACGGGCAGGTCAGCAGGGCAGGGTCCCAGCCCCTCTTGCCCTCCCCAGCGAGCCCCAGCTCCACCAG AACGACGACGAGTGCGCTGCGTGCCGGGACGGCGGGGAGCTCATCTGCTGCGACGGCTGCCCCCGGGCCTTCCACCTGGCCTGCCTGTCCCCGCCGCTGCGGCAGGTCCCCAG CGGGACCTGGAGGTGCTCCAGCTGCCTCCAGCGAAGAGTCCGGCGGGACCTGCCCCTGGCTGAggagccccagccccaggagcGACCTGCAGAGGCCCCG GTCCTCCTGGGACTGAGGTtggcaggagaggaggagaggcGACAGTCCAGGAAGCCACCAACTGGGATGGACACTGCTGTCCCCTACAAGCACCTACTGGCCCCGCCTTCTGCAGCCCCGTTGCCAGTGCTGGAACCTTCGACCCTGTGCCCCCTACTGTGTGTGGGCCCCGATGGGCAGCAG GGCCCGGCGCCCGGCGCGCGGTGTGGCGTGTGCGGGGACAGCAAGGATGCGCTGCGGTGCGCGCACTGCGCGGCTGCCTTCCACTGGCGCTGCCACTTCCCCGCGGGCGACGGCCGGCCTGG GGCCGTCCCGCGCTGCTGGTCCTGCTCCGGAGACCCCGCCCCGACCCCCGAGGAGGGCGCGCCCGCCCCGAGCCCTGCCGGCCTAGCTCCCGGGCCCGCCAAG GTGGGGGACGATTCTGCTGGTCAGGAGCCAGTTCTGCACAGGGATGACCTGGAGTCCCTCCTGAGCGAG
- the AIRE gene encoding autoimmune regulator isoform X2: protein MAQTPHKSSGTLRPRDPRRGEGVPTSAAPDLAMAGEARAGGDAALRRLLRLHRTEIAVAVDSAFPLLHALADHDVVPEDKFQETLRLKEKEGCPQAFHALLSWLLTRDAAAILDFWRVLFKDYNLERYARLQPVLDSFPKDVDLSQPRKGRKPPAGPKATVLPPRPPSKRKAPEEPRATPVAVLLPRGTSSPGSQGKAKPSKTPDGNAEPQRPPLGNGIQTMSASVQRAVAVSAGDVPGGCGAVEGILIQQVFESGGSKKCIQVGGEFYTPSKFEDPGGAKNKTRSSGSGLKTLVRAKGTPASAPSGGDPRAGQQGRVPAPLALPSEPQLHQNDDECAACRDGGELICCDGCPRAFHLACLSPPLRQVPSGTWRCSSCLQRRVRRDLPLAEEPQPQERPAEAPVLLGLRLAGEEERRQSRKPPTGMDTAVPYKHLLAPPSAAPLPVLEPSTLCPLLCVGPDGQQGPAPGARCGVCGDSKDALRCAHCAAAFHWRCHFPAGDGRPGAVPRCWSCSGDPAPTPEEGAPAPSPAGLAPGPAKVGDDSAGQEPVLHRDDLESLLSEHSFDGILQWAIQSMSRPRAEAAAFPS from the exons ATGGCCCAGACACCCCACAAGTCCAGCGGCACCCTGAGACCGCGGGACCCCAGGCGGGGAGAGGGGGTGCCGACCTCCGCGGCCCCCGACCTCGCTATGGCGGGGGAGGCCCGGGCTGGCGGGGATGCGGCGCTGCGCCGCCTCCTGAGGCTGCACCGCACTGAGATCGCCGTGGCGGTGGACAGCGCCTTCCCGCTGCTGCACGCGCTGGCCGACCACGACGTGGTCCCCGAGGACAAGTTCCAG GAGACGCTGCGTCTGAAGGAGAAGGAGGGCTGCCCGCAGGCCTTCCACGCACTCCTCTCCTGGCTCCTGACCCGGGATGCAGCTGCCATCCTGGACTTCTGGAGAGTTCTCTTCAAGGACTACAACCTGGAGAGATACGCGCGGCTTCAGCCCGTCCTAGACAGCTTCCCCAAAG ATGTGGACCTCAGCCAGCCCCGGAAGGGGAGGAAGCCCCCTGCCGGCCCCAAGGCCACAGTGCTGCCGCCCAGACCCCCCTCCAAGAGGAAGGCCCCGGAGGAGCCGCGCGCCACCCCGGTGGCAGTGCTGTTGCCGAGGGGCACCTCCAGCCCAG GCTCCCAAGGGAAGGCCAAGCCCTCCAAGACGCCTGACGGAAACGCAGAGCCGCAGCGCCCCCCACTGGGGAACG GAATTCAGACCATGTCTGCTTCGGTCCAGAGAGCCGTGGCTGTGTCAGCTGGCGATGTCCCAGGAGGCTGCGGGGCAGTGGAGGGCATCCTCATCCAGCAGGTGTTTGAGTCAG GTGGCTCCAAGAAGTGCATCCAGGTCGGTGGGGAGTTTTACACTCCCAGCAAGTTTGAAGACCCTGGTGGGGCAAAGAACAAGACCCGGAGCAGTGGCAGTGGCCTGAAGACCCTGGTCCGAGCCAAGGGAACCCCGGCCTCTGCCCCA AGTGGAGGGGACCCACGGGCAGGTCAGCAGGGCAGGGTCCCAGCCCCTCTTGCCCTCCCCAGCGAGCCCCAGCTCCACCAG AACGACGACGAGTGCGCTGCGTGCCGGGACGGCGGGGAGCTCATCTGCTGCGACGGCTGCCCCCGGGCCTTCCACCTGGCCTGCCTGTCCCCGCCGCTGCGGCAGGTCCCCAG CGGGACCTGGAGGTGCTCCAGCTGCCTCCAGCGAAGAGTCCGGCGGGACCTGCCCCTGGCTGAggagccccagccccaggagcGACCTGCAGAGGCCCCG GTCCTCCTGGGACTGAGGTtggcaggagaggaggagaggcGACAGTCCAGGAAGCCACCAACTGGGATGGACACTGCTGTCCCCTACAAGCACCTACTGGCCCCGCCTTCTGCAGCCCCGTTGCCAGTGCTGGAACCTTCGACCCTGTGCCCCCTACTGTGTGTGGGCCCCGATGGGCAGCAG GGCCCGGCGCCCGGCGCGCGGTGTGGCGTGTGCGGGGACAGCAAGGATGCGCTGCGGTGCGCGCACTGCGCGGCTGCCTTCCACTGGCGCTGCCACTTCCCCGCGGGCGACGGCCGGCCTGG GGCCGTCCCGCGCTGCTGGTCCTGCTCCGGAGACCCCGCCCCGACCCCCGAGGAGGGCGCGCCCGCCCCGAGCCCTGCCGGCCTAGCTCCCGGGCCCGCCAAG GTGGGGGACGATTCTGCTGGTCAGGAGCCAGTTCTGCACAGGGATGACCTGGAGTCCCTCCTGAGCGAG